From a region of the Patescibacteria group bacterium genome:
- a CDS encoding DUF6516 family protein: MLNILEVIACLKKSEFVSKVEIKTIDEIHESGIYKIRCRLIPSKYKLEIRYLKTKEQILYSYQLFSNTPIIRWDNSPHYPKIKTHPHHFHAHDGKIIESELTGNIIMDIKDILHEITKFIIGCHDVTP; this comes from the coding sequence ATGCTTAACATTCTGGAAGTTATTGCATGCCTCAAAAAAAGTGAATTTGTATCAAAGGTAGAAATAAAAACCATTGATGAGATTCATGAAAGTGGTATTTATAAGATACGATGCAGATTAATCCCTTCGAAATATAAGCTTGAGATAAGGTATTTGAAGACAAAAGAACAGATTTTATATTCTTATCAGCTCTTTAGTAATACACCTATTATTAGATGGGACAATTCTCCCCATTACCCAAAAATAAAAACCCACCCTCACCATTTCCATGCACATGACGGCAAAATCATTGAATCCGAACTGACAGGCAATATTATTATGGATATAAAGGATATATTGCATGAGATTACAAAGTTTATTATAGGGTGTCATGACGTCACACCTTGA
- a CDS encoding ATP-binding protein, translated as MTEEELKIKLEKFRRLPAETEVFEFKEARNSYDSNKLGKYFSALSNEANLKGKPYAWLIFGIKDKGRTIVGSRFRHNRRDLDNLKGELANKTINRISFIEIYELHLPEGRIVMFQIPAASKGILPDILTESQKKNKVTNLLSTLRIKGIIRNNGYSKWSPV; from the coding sequence ATGACGGAAGAAGAATTGAAAATTAAATTGGAGAAATTTCGCAGACTGCCTGCGGAAACGGAGGTCTTTGAATTTAAAGAGGCCAGGAATAGTTATGACTCTAATAAGCTGGGCAAATATTTTTCTGCTCTTTCAAATGAGGCAAACCTCAAAGGCAAACCATACGCATGGCTTATTTTCGGGATTAAGGATAAGGGAAGAACAATAGTTGGCAGCCGGTTCCGCCATAACCGCAGAGATCTTGACAACCTTAAAGGGGAGTTAGCCAATAAAACCATCAATCGTATTTCTTTTATTGAAATCTATGAACTGCATCTACCCGAAGGCCGTATAGTTATGTTCCAAATTCCTGCTGCTTCAAAAGGTATATTGCCTGACATATTAACTGAATCTCAGAAAAAAAACAAGGTTACTAACTTGCTCTCTACATTAAGAATCAAGGGGATAATACGTAATAACGGGTATTCTAAATGGTCTCCTGTTTAA